In Lysobacter sp. FW306-1B-D06B, the sequence GGTGAACAGCCATTGCAGGTTGTCCACGCCACCGGCGACGCCCATCGTTTCGCGCACCGGCCGCAGCATGAAGTAGCCGGCGAACATCACGAAGAAGAGCGTTGCGCCGGTGAGGACCGGTTTGGCTTCGCCTTCGGCGACACCGAAGAGGCGGGCGATGCGCGATTGCCAGTTCATCAAGGCTCCAGGCTCAGGACGGACACGCTCAGGCCAGTGCGGCGATCAGCGCGTCGCGCTGCTTCGCATCCAGCAGCGAGCCGGTGCCGGCACGCAGGTTGTCCACTTGGTGGCGCACCTTCGACGTGGCCGGAATGACGACCGTCACCGCCGGATGACTCAGCACGAACTTCAGGAACAGCTGCGCCCACGAATCGGCGCCGACGTCCTTCGCCCACGGCGGCAGCGGTTTGTCGCGCACCTGCGAGATCAGCCGGCCGTCCTCGAACGCGCGGTTGATCATCACCGCACAGCCCAGTTCCTGCGCGAGCGGGAAGACGGTCTGCTCCGCGCCGCGCGATACCGGCGAGTAGTTGATCTGGATGAAGTCGGGCTTGTGCTTGCGCATTTCCTCCGCAAGCTGCGCCTGGCCGTCTTCGCGGTAATGCGTGAGGCCGGTGTACTTCGTCTTGCCCTGCGCCTTGAGCTCGCGCGCCAGTGCGATCTGCGTCGCCGTGTCGCGCAGGTTGTGCACCTGGAGCAGTTCGACCTTGTCGGTGCGCAGGCGCCGCAGCGTGTCGTTGAATTGCTTGATGCCTTCGTCCTTGCCGGTGACGCCCGAGAGCTTGGTGGCGATGAACAGCTTGCCGCGCGTGCCGGTCTGCGCCATCAGGTCGCCCAGCACGTCCTCGGCGGTGCCGTAGGTGGGCGCGGTGTCGATGAGCGTACCGCCGCCGGCGACGAAGGCCTCCAGCACTTCGCGCAGCGGTGCGCGTTCGCCTGCGTCGCTTCCGACTTCGAAACTGCCCGACGTGCCCAAGCCGATCACCGGGATCTTTTCGCCGCTGGAGGGAATGGTGCGGGTGATGAGCGTGCCGGGCTTGGGTGGCGCCACGGCGGCGGTCGCGGCGGCTTTCGCCGGTGCGCGCTCCTGGCTGCACGCGGCCAGCGGCGCCAGGGCGACGCCGGCGGCGGCGAGGGTGGCGGTGGAGATGAACTCGCGACGGCTGGTCATGGCGATTGCTCTCTTCACGGCGACGGGAATGCCGACTATGCCGTTGATAGTGTCGAGAAGGCGCGCAGGCGAGTGCCTTTCGGCACGGGTCGACGTCGGGGTTTGCGACGAGCCGCCGGCCTCACGCGCCCAGCCGTTGGATCAGCGCCATCGCCGCGGCCGGATTTCGCTCCTTCGCCGCGCTGATGAAGTACACGAACACGTCGCGCTTGCGCTGCGGTGCGGCGTCCTTCGACAGATACGGCAGCGCGTCGGGCTGACGGCCGTCGGCCCATTCGTGCGCGCGCTGCGCCCACGTCGCCAGTTCGGCATCGGTGTAGCCGGTCGGCACGTCGCTGCGCGCGCGCATGAGCCGCGCGTAGACGAAATTGGCGGTGACATCGGCGAAGGAGGGATGTTCGTCCGAATCGGTGAACACGGTCGCCATGTTGTGCTGGCGCGCGAGCGCGACGTAGTCGGCATTCACGAACGCAGGATCGCGTACGTCGAGCACATGCCGCAACGCACGGCCTTCGACCGACGCGGGCAGCAGCCGCAGGAACTCGCCGAAGCTCTCGCGCTGGATGCGCTGGTTCTCGTCGAACTGCCACACGATCGGCCCGAGCCGGTCGCCCAGCGAGGCGATGCCGCCGAGGAAATCCTCTATCTGCGGCCCGGTCTTCGCCAATGCGCGCGACTGCATGATCCGCATCGGCGCCTTGGCCGAGAAGACGAAACCCTCCGGCGTTTCCGAGGCCCACTTGGCGTAGGTGGCCGGCTTCTGCGCGCCGTAGTAGGTGCCGTTGACTTCGATCGCGGTGAGCTTGCGGCTGGCGTATTCCAGCTCGCGGCGCTGCACCAGGCCCTTGGGATAGAAGTTGTCGCGCCACGGCGCGAACGTCCAGCCGCCGATGCCGACGCGGATGCCGTCCACGGGACGGGGATGTGCTTCGAAGAGTTCCATGCTCAGGGATTTTCGCCTTCGGGATTCCACGGATCGTAGCTGCCGAACCACCACACGTAACCTTCCGGATCGCGCGCCGCGTAGCCGCGTCCGCCGTAGTGCTGGTCGGCGATGTCGATGACGATGGTGGCGCCTGCGGTTTTCGCGTGGGCGTAATGCGCATCGGGGTCGTCGACGATCACGCACAAGCCGTGCGTGGAGCGGCCGCCGATTTCGTCCGGCTGCGCCATCAGCTTGGCCCAGTCGCCGTCCTTGCCGCTGGAGCCGAGCATGATCATGCCGTCGCCCCAGGTCAGCTGCGCATGCAGGACGACGTCGCCGTCCATGTAGACGGCCTGTTTCTGAAAACCGAACGCGCGGACCAGCCAGTCGATCATGGCCGGCGCGTCGCGATAGCTCAACGTCGGGATCACGGTGCTGCCTCGGCGGGATGCGGGCATGTCGGCGGCCTCGATGGGACAGTGAGGGGGCGAAGCATAACGCCGCCCGGTTAAGCCGATGTCGCTTCGTGCACACCGTGCGCGGCGTGGCTGGGGCAGAATCGGCGCTCACGGACCAAGGAGCACGCCATGACGCACTACACCGGAGGCTGCCACTGCGGCGGCATCGCGTATGAAGTCGACGGAGAGATCGAGCAGGTCCTGGACTGCAACTGTTCGATGTGCGCCAAGCGCGGCGGATTGCTGTGGTTCGTGCCGCGCACCACGTTCGAGCTGAAGACGCCCGAGTCGAACTTCCGCACGTACACCTTCAACACCCACAAGCTGCAGCACCACTTCTGCCCGAACTGCGGCATCTCGCCGTTCACCGAAGGCACCGCACCGGACGGCACGGCCGTCATCGCGATCAACGCGCGCTGCCTGGACGGTGTGGAGGCCTCGTCGTTGAAGGTGGTGCATTACGACGGGCGTTCGCGCTGAGAGGCGTTACTCGTAGCCCGGGTAAGCGAAGCGCACCCGGGTGCGGTGGCCGTGATCCCGGGTGCGCTTCGCTTACCCGGGCTACGGAGAAACGTCGTGTTCCTGAGTTGTCATCCCCGCGAAGGCGGGGATCCATGCATCGGCTGCATCACGCTCCGGAAGGCGTGACATGGCGGTCCAAACGGTGCATCGGCGGGTCATCGTTTCCGCTTCGCCGCCCCTCACCCCAACCCCTCTCCCGGTGGGAGAGGGGTTTTGAAGAAGCCTTGAAGCAGCCGCTTACTGGATCGGCTCGTCCAGCATCATCTCGCGCACGAAGCGCACCGGCGGCGCGCCGTAGCTCAGCACCTGGTCGTGGTAGGCCTTGGCGTTGAACTTGCCGCCCAGCTTGGCTTCCACGGCCTTGCGCATGTCGAAGTGCTCCTGCGCACCGACGAAATACGTCGGCAGCTGCGCCGAGGTGAGCTGCGCGCGATCCCACTTGCCGGCAGCCTCGCTCTCCTGCTGGAACGCCTGCTTGGTCATCAGTTCCATCGCCTGCTCGCGGGTCCAGTTGTCCACGTGCACGCCCTGGTCGAGGATCGCGTTGGCGATCGTGCGCAGGTAGAACTTCAGCTGCACCAGGCGGAACAGCGGGTCGTTATCCAGGTAGCCGGCGTCGGCCATCATGTCCTCGGTGTAGACCGCCCAGCCTTCGGCGAACAGGCCCGAGCGCAGCACCGAACGCAGGGTGGAGTGCGACTCCGCCGAATGCGCGCCTTCCAGGTAGTGGCCCGGCATCGCTTCGTGGATGGACAGCAGATGGATCATGCGGTTGTTGTATTCGCGCAGGAACGAGTCGACCTGCTTGTCGTCCCACTCGTCCGGGATCGGTGAGATCGCGTAGTAGGTGTCCAGGCCCTTGTCGAGCGGACCCGGCGAATCGCAGTAGGCCACCGCCACGCCGCGCTGGAACTCCGGCATCAGGATGATCTTCACCGGATCGTTCGGCACGGTGACCAGATCGTGCTTGCGGGTGAAGTCGGTCGCCTGCGCCAGCGTCTGCTTGGCGAAGTCCACGACCTGGTCGCGCGCGGGCTTGTCGGCGTAGGCCAGTTCGAGCGCGGCCTCGATCGCCTTCTGCTGCTGTTCCGGCGTCGGGTTGGCCGGCATGTCCGGCGCGTTCGGCTTGTCCTTCAGCACGGTCTGGGCGATGGCGTACATCTCGCCGCGCACGCGCTTGAGTTCGCCTTCGGCGCGCTGCTTGATCTCCGCGCGCGACAGCGAGGAGTTCAGCGAGAACTGCAGCTTCTCGTCGTACAGCTTCTGGCCGATGCGGAAGTCGCCCTTCGCGTTGGGCACCAGCGTCTTGTCGAGCCAGGTCTGCTGCTCGGCGACGGCCTTGCGCAGGCCTTCGACGGCGGCGTCGAGCTGCTTGCGATCCTCGCCCTGCAACTGGCCGGCGTTGGGCACGATGAAGGTGTCGATGAGGCTGAGCATGCCGGCGTTCTGCTTGGCCACTTTCTCGGCGTGGATCTTCGGCACGCGCGCCGGGTCCAGGTTCTCGCGCATCTGCGCGTAGATGCTGGGGATCTTCTGCATGCGCGCGGTCGCCGACTTCAGGCGCTGCGGCATCGGTGCGAACTCGCGCGCCATCAGGTTGTAGATCGCGCCACCGGCCAGGCCGCTGTACACCTGCGGATCCCAGGCCCAGCTCTGCAGCGTATCGATGCTCCAGATATCGCCGCGCACCTGGTTGCGCAGGATCGCCGCGTCGATCTGGTTCTCGCGCGAGAGCTTGGCGGTGTCGATGCCGTCGAGCTGCGCGAGGATCTTCTTGGCGAAGTCCACCTGCGCCTGGCGACCGGCGGCGCTGAGATCGTCGATCTCGCCGTCGAAGTCGTGCTTGCCGATCTGCGTGGCGGAGACCGGGTTCAGGCGCAGCCAGCCGTCGAGCCACTGCTGGGAGATTTCGGCGAAGCGCGCATCCACGGCGGCGTCGGAGGCCGGCGCGGCGGCCGTGGCCTTGGTGTCGGCGGGGGCGGGAGAAGGTTGCGGCTGGCAGGCGGCGAGGCTCGCCGTGAGCACGGCGGCGGCGAGCAGGGTGGGACGGAACGACGGCATGGACGGGTCTCGAAGGGTCGGAACAGGCGGCAGGGCCGCGGTCCCGCGAGGATATCCCCTGCGTAGGCCCGACCCCATAGGCCGATCGTTGAGGCGCCGTTGCCGACTCTGGCCGACCGCTGCGCGGCGCCGCCGGAGCGGGTATCGTCCACCTGCACCCGGGGGAGCCGGCGCAGGGGGAAAACATGAAGCAGTGGATCGCGGCCGCGGCGCTGGTGCCGCTGGCCTGGGTGGCGGACGTGGGGGCGACCGGGCCCGCTTTGGCGGACTTCCTGAAGCAACCGCAGTACGAATCGATGACCCTGTCGCCGCGCGGCGACTACGTGGCGGCCCGCGTGCCCTTCGACGACCGCACCGTGCTGGCCATCCTGCGCCTGGCGGACATGCAGGTCACCGCGAAGATCGACCCGGGCCGCGACGGTTTCGTCGAATCCGAAACGTGGGTGTCCGACACGCGTCTGTTCGCCTCGGTCTCGATCAAGCTGGGCACGCTGGAGCAGCCGTACATGCTGCCCAACCAGCACTCGGTGGACGTGGATGGCCGCAACGGCCGCTCATTCCCCGGCTACATGATCGACCCGCTGATCGACGACCCCGAGCATGTGCTGACCTCGTACTGCCGCAAGGTCACCATCAACGATTGCTGGACACGCGTGCGCAAGATGCGCAGCGACGGGCTGGGCTCGCGCGAAGACATCGTCGACGCGCCGATTCCCAATGCCGATTTCCTCGCCGACCGCAGCGGCACGGTGCGTTTTTCCTGGAACACCGACGACGACGATCGCCAGCAGGTCTACCTGCTGCGCGACGGCACCTGGACGAAGATCAACGACGAGCAGGACAGCGGTATCGAGTCCACGCCCATCGGCACCAGCTACGACCGTCGCTACGGCTTCCTGTGGAGCGAACGCAAGCAGGGGCCGGACGTGATCGAGCGGATCGACCTGGTCAGCGGCGAGCGCACGGTGGTCGCCAGCGATCCCGATTCGGACCCGCAGAGCCTGGTGTGGTCCTTCGACGGGCACGAGCCCATCGGCGCGGTGTACGGCGGCATCCGGCCGCAGGTGCGCTTCTTCGACACCGCGCACCCGCACGCGGCGCTGTCGCGCGAACTCATCGATTCGTTTCCCGGTGAACTCGCGCGCGTCACCAGCGCCAGTCGCGACGGCCGCCGCGCGCTGGTCACCGTGACCAGTGCGGTGGAGCCGGAGCGCTTCTATCTGCTCGACACCGCCAGCGGCGATCTCAAGCTGCTGGCGCGCAGCCGGCCGTGGCTTGCGGCTTCCGCGATGCGGCCATCGACGCCGGTGACGTTCACCGCGCGCGACGGCGTGGTACTTCACGGATGGCTGAACAGGCCGGCAGGCGACGGCCCGCATCCGCTGGTGGTGATGCCGCACGGCGGGCCGTTCGGCGTCGCCGACGGCTGGGCGTTCGCCGACGACGTGCAGATGCTGGCCACGCGCGGCTATGCGGTGCTGCGCATCAACTTCCGCGGTTCGAAGGGCCGCGGCCGCGCGTTCATCGAGTCCGGCTACCGCCAGTGGGGCCGCGCGATGCAGGACGACCTTACCGACGCCACGCGCTGGGCAATCGAACACGGCGGCGCCGATGCGTCGCGGATCTGCATCTGGGGCGAAAGCTACGGCGGCTACGCCGCGCTGATGGGCGCCGTGCGCGAGCCGGAGCTGTACCGCTGTGTCGTCGGCATGGCCGGTCCCTACGATCTGCCCACGCTCTACCGCTGGGGCGACACGCAGCGTTCCGAATGGGGACGCGCGTACCTCGCGCGCTCACTGGGCGAGGACCAGGCGCAACTGCGCCAGGCATCGCCGACCGCGCACGCCGGCAGCATCCGCGCGCGGGTGATGCTGGTGCAGGGCATGCGCGATCGCCGCGTCTCGCCCGAACACCTGCGCGCGATGCGACGCGCCCTGGACGAAGCCAAGATCCCGTATGACGGCTACTTTCCTTCCGACGAGACGCACGGGTTCTACGGCGTGGAATCGCGCAGGAAGTACTACGAATCGGTGCTGCGCTTCCTGGATCGCAGCCTGGCGCGCTGAGTCAGCGCTCCGCGATCCGTCGCGGATGCGTGTAGACGTTGAGCGAATCGCCGCGCGCGAACGCAGCGAGCGTGACGCCCGCATCGTCGGCGGTGCGGATCGCAAGATCTGTCGGTGCGGAGATCGCCACGACCAGGCCGATGCCCGCGGTCGCCGCCTTGTGCACGATCTCGTACGACGCGCGTGAGGTGATGACGAGAAAGCCCGCGTCGGCCGCGAGCGGCGGCGCATGGCGGACCATTGCGCCGATCAGCTTGTCCAGCGCGTTGTGGCGGCCGACATCCTCGCGCACCAGCAGACCGCCGGCGTGCGCGAAGCCGGCCGCATGCACGCCGCCGCTGAGTGCGTTGAGCGGCTGCTGCCGTGCGAGTTCGACCAGTGCGGCGCGGATCGCGGCGATCTCCACCGTCGCGCCCGTCGCCACGCGCGGCACCGGGCGCAGCGCGGCCTGAAGGCTCTCCACGCCGCATAGCCCGCACCCACTGCGGCCTTCCATGCCGCGACGACGTTCCTGCAGCACATCGAAGCGCGCTTGCGGAATCGCCGCGTGCAACGCCACGCCCGTGTCGTGGCGCACCACGTCCACCAGCCTGAATTCCGCCGGCTCCGCCACGATGCCTTCGCTCAGCGCGAAGCCGAGCGCGAAGTCCTCCAGCGATTCGGGCGTGGCCATCATCACGGCGAAGGACTCGCCGTTGTAGAGCAGGGCGACGGGCGCCTCGACGATGACGTGGTCTAAGTGCGGCGCGCGGCCCGCGTGCGGCGCGCGATCGTCGGCATGCAACCGCAATGCCTGCACGGATTGCAGCGGCTCGTTCATGCCGCGTCCACCAGTTGCCGTCCCTTCGCGGTGAGCCACAGCACGGTGCGCCCACCGTCCTGGCGGCGTTCGACCAGATCCAGTCCGTCGAAGCGCGGATCGTCGCCCAGCGCCGCAAGCAGGCGTTGCAGCTCGCTCAGGCCCAGGTGCAGGCGCTTGGCGACGCGGTGGATCGACTGGCCGTCTTCGGACTGCAACAGGCGCAGCAGCGCGAGCGCGTCGTCGTCGCTCATGCCGGCGTGCTCCGGCGCAGGCGCACGGGGATGGACTTGGACGCCGGCGTGCGCGCGCGTTCGGCATGGTGGTCCAGCGGCACCAGCGCGTTGGTCTCGGGGAAGTAGCTGGCCAGGCAGCCGGACGGGATGTCGTATTCGACCAGGCGGAAGTCGCGCACGGTGCGCTCGCCGTCGTGCCAAACCGATGTGATGTCGACATGCTCGCCGTCGCGCAGCCCGAGGCGCGCCAGGTCGGCCGTCGAGATGAAGCACACGCGGCGCAGCCCGTGCACACCGCGGTAGCGGTCGTCCAGTCCGTACACCGTGGTGTTGTACTGGTCGTGGGAACGCACCGTCATCAGTTGCAGCACCTCGTCCTGCGCGCGGTGCGCATCGAGCGCGTGTGCGAAGAAGCCGGCCTTGCCGCTGGCGGTGGGGAACATGCGCGATCGGCCGGGATGGTGCAGGTGGAAGCCACCGTCGGTGCGCACGCGTACGTTGAAGTCGGCGAAGCCCTCGATCACGCGCGCGATGCGGTCGCGGATGCGGTCGTAGTCGCGCACCAGTTCCAGCCACGGCGTGCGGCTGCCCGGCAGCGTGGCGGCGGCCAGGTGCGCGATGATCGCCGGTTCCGACATCAGGTGCTCCGACGCGGGCGGATTCATCCCCGACGACAGGTGCACCATGCTCATCGAATCCTCCACCGTCACTGCCTGTGGGCCGTCGGCCTGCAGGTCGATCTCGGTGCGTCCCAGGCACGGCAGGATCAGCGCGTCGCGTCCGTGCACCAGGTGCGAGCGGTTGAGCTTGGTGCTCACGTGCACGGTGAGTTCACATCGCCGCAGCGCTTCATGCGTCAGCGCCGTGTCAGGCGTGGCGGCGGCGAAGTTGCCGCCCATCGCGAAGAACACTTTCGCCCGGCCGTCGTGCATGGCCTGGATCGCGGCGACCGTGTCGAAGCCGTGCGCACGCGGCGGGGCGAAATCGAACTCCGCGCCAAGGCGATCGAGGAATATGGCCGAGGGCTGCTCGTAGATGCCCATCGTGCGGTCGCCCTGCACGTTGGAATGCCCACGCACCGGGCACGGTCCCGCGCCCGGCCGGCCGATGTTGCCGCGCAGGAGCAGCAGGTTGCCCAGCATCTGGATCGTCGCCACGCTGCGCGCATGCTGGGTGATGCCCATGCCCCAGCACACGATCGTGGCCGTGCTGTCCAGGTAGGTGCGCGCGGCCTGTTCGAGGTCGGCGCGCGACAGGCCCGATTCGCGTTCCAGCGCGTCCCATTGCGTCGCGCGGACCGTGGCGGCGAAGTCCTCGTAGCCGTGCGTATGCGCGTCGATGAACTCGCGATCCACCGCGCCGCTCTCGATCACGACCTTGCACAGCGCCGTCGCCACGGCGAGATCGCCGCCGATGCGCGGCTGGTAGTACTCCGACGCCAGCTGCGTGCTGCCGCCGCCGAGCATGTCGGCCGGCGACTGCGGGTTGGCGAAGCGCTCCAGCCCACGCTCGCGCAGCGGATTGAAGGCGACGATGCGGCAGCCGCGTTTGGCCGCGCTGCGCAGTTCGCCGAGCATGCGCGGGTGGTTGGTGCCGGGGTTCTGGCCGAAGATGAAGATCGCCTGGGCTAGCTCGAAATCCTCCAGCGTCACCGAGCCCTTGCCGCTGCCGAGCTGTTCGGTCAGCGCCACGCCCGAGGCTTCGTGGCACATGTTCGAGCAGTCGGGCAGGTTGTTGGTGCCGAACTCGCGCACGAACAACTGGTACAGGAAGGCGGCTTCGTTCGACGTGCGCCCCGAGGTGTAGAAGATCGCCTCGTCCGGCGAGCCGAGCGTGTTCAACGCGCGCGCGATGGAGGCGAACGCTTCGTTCCACGCGATCGGCCGGTAACGATCGCTGGCCGCGTCGTACAGCATCGGCTCGGTGAGACGGCCCTGTGCTTCCAGGAAGTGGTCGTCCTGCTGGTCGAGCCAGGCGACGGTGTGCTGTTCGAAGAACGCGCGCGTGACGCGTTTGGAGGTCGTCTCGTTGGCGACGGCCTTGACGCCGTTCTCGCAGAATTCGAAGGTCGAATGCGGATTGCGGTCGGGCCAGGCGCAGCCCGGGCAGTCGAAGCCGCGCGGCTGGTTGGCGCGCAGCAGCGTGGAGGCGCCCTTCATCACGACCTGTTGGTCGCGAAGTGCCTGCCAGGAACTGCGCAGCGCGTCCCAGCCGCCGGCGGGCTTGAGGTAGTGTTCGATGGGCTTCTTGTGGGACATCGCGATGCGGCGGGGCGGCCGTGCGGCCGGCATGCGCGCATGATAGGCCCGCGCGCGCCGCGCGGCGATGACGACGGGTGAAAGCGGCGCGGTGCGGTGGCATAGTCGCCGGGCCGTGCCGCAAGGCGCCCCGCGCTGGACCCGATGACATGCGCCATCCGCCGATCCTTTTTTCCACGGTCATGACCGTCTGCCTGTCGTTCGGCGCGTGCGCGAGCGCGTCCGCCGCGCAGGCGTGTCCGCCCGACGGCTGGCCGGTGGAGCGGCTGGAGTCGCTGAAACAGGGCGGTTTCGTCATCGCCGATGCGAACGAGCGTGCCGCGCTCGCGCTGGCGCTCACCGATTGCCTCGCGGCGCCCGACCCGGGCCTGCGCGATGGCATCGCCTTCGAAGCGCTCTCCGGCTGGATGCGCAAGGGCGAGCTGCCGCCGGAGACTCTGCGCGCCATGCGCGAGCGCCTTTACGCGATGCTGGGCGCGCCCGATGCGGACGGCTACGCATGGCCGTTCGCGGCGCTGGTGCTGTCGGAGGTCGCGCGCACCGATCGCCTCGCGCCGTGGATGACGCCCGCCGAACGTTCGACGATGGTGCTGCGCGCGGTCGCGTACCTGGAATCGGTGCGCGATTACCGCGGCTTCGAACCGGACGAGGGCTGGCGCCACGGTGTCGCGCACGGTGCCGACTGGCTGATGCAGCTCTCGCTGAATCCGGCGCTGGACGGACCGCAGCTGCATCGCATCGTCGATGCGGTGGCGACGCAGGCGGTGCCCGCGTCGGGCGTGGCGTATGTCTTCGGCGAGCCGCAGCGGCTGGCGGCGCCCGTGGTGTACGCGGCGCAGCGCGCGATTCGCGACGAGGCCGGCTGGACGGCGTGGTTCGCGGCCCTGGTCACGCGGTTGGGCGATCCGTCGTTGGCCTGGCGCGACCCGCAATGGTTGGCACGGCGACACGATCTGGTGGCCTTCCTGCAGGCGGTCTACGTCGAGGCCGACCAGTCCGCCGACACACGCGTGCGCACGCTGCTGCCCGGCGTGGTGGCCGCCCTGAAAACGCTTCCCTGACGCGCGGCGGGCGGTTTTCAGAACGTTCCGATTCAAGCGCCCGCGCGTTCTGCCGAGGATGGCTCTTCATTCCGGAGCCAGGGTCGGCCCCACCATGTCTTTCTCCCCGAGGGGCAACGAGTTGTGTCCACGCTGCGGCGAGCGCGTGCGCAGCCTGCGTCTGTCCGACGAGATCGTTCGCCATCACCAGTGCCTCGAGTGCGGCTACCGCTACGAGAACCTGCATGATCCAAGTGAGGATCACGGGCAATTGGAGCCTTTCGAATGCCTGAAGGCGTTCGATGAGGCCGATCGCGACGGCATCGAAACGCTGATCATGCTCCTGCTGGGCAGCGGCACGCTGGACAGCGCACTGGAACTCACCTCGCGCACGCTGGCCGACATGGTGCGCGAACACGGCGCGCCGTTTTCGACGCTGCGCGGGTTCACCTTTCCTGCGTGCAAGTGGCGCATCGCACGCACGCTGCGATCCGCGTCGTACCTGGTGGTGATCGACCAGGGGCAGTGGCGCGTGTGCTTCACGATGCGGCGGCTGTATCCGACGTTGACCTGAGGCGCGTGGAATGCCGCACCCGAGCCCCGCTCGCGCGAGCGGAGAGGTGCCGGCAGGCGGTGCCCTTTGCCGAAGCGTCAGCGCGAATGCGTCCCCGACGCCTGCCACGGCCCGTCGATCCAGTCGCGCATCGTGCGCAATTGCTCGATCGCTTGTGCGAGCGGTGCGGGGCGGTGGATGCCGAAGCCCTGCACCTGGTCGCAGCCGTGCGCGGCCAGCCATTCGAACTGCGCCTGCGTCTCCACGCCTTCGCCGACCACCTTCAGCCCCAGGCCGTGCCCCAGCGTCAGCAGCGCATCGCAGATCGAGGCGCTGCGTTCGTCGCGATCGACGTCGCGCACGAACGAGCGGTCCAGCTTGATCGCATCCAGCGGCAGCTGCTTGAGGTAGGACATGCTCGAAAACCCCGTGCCGAAGTCGTCCAGCGAAATGCACACGCCGGCGTCCTGCAGGCGGCGCAGGGTATCCAGCGCCTGCTCCGGACGCGTCATCAGCACGCTCTCGGTCAGCTCGATGTGGAGCGCGCCGCGCGGCAGTTCGTAGTCGGCCAGCGTGCGCTCGATGTCGTGCGCGATGTCGCCGTCGATGAACTGGATCAGCGACACGTTCACTGCCACGGGCAGATCGCCGAATCCGGCGCGGCCCAGCAGACGCTGCGCCGCGGCGGCTTCGCGCATGGCCCAGCGGCCCAGCGGGACGATCAGGCCGGTGTCTTCGCAGATGCCGATGAACTGCGATGGCGGCAGGTAGCCGCCATCACTCTGCGGCCAGCGGATCAGCGTTTCCAGACCGGCCGGCCGTGAGCGCCCGACATCCCACAGGATCTGGAAATGCAGCTCGAACTCGTCCGCGTCGATGGCGCGATGGATGCGGCCGGCCAGGCGCAGGCGGTCGCTGGCGTGGCGCGCCATGCCCGGTTCGAAC encodes:
- a CDS encoding aldo/keto reductase is translated as MTSRREFISTATLAAAGVALAPLAACSQERAPAKAAATAAVAPPKPGTLITRTIPSSGEKIPVIGLGTSGSFEVGSDAGERAPLREVLEAFVAGGGTLIDTAPTYGTAEDVLGDLMAQTGTRGKLFIATKLSGVTGKDEGIKQFNDTLRRLRTDKVELLQVHNLRDTATQIALARELKAQGKTKYTGLTHYREDGQAQLAEEMRKHKPDFIQINYSPVSRGAEQTVFPLAQELGCAVMINRAFEDGRLISQVRDKPLPPWAKDVGADSWAQLFLKFVLSHPAVTVVIPATSKVRHQVDNLRAGTGSLLDAKQRDALIAALA
- a CDS encoding DUF72 domain-containing protein, producing MELFEAHPRPVDGIRVGIGGWTFAPWRDNFYPKGLVQRRELEYASRKLTAIEVNGTYYGAQKPATYAKWASETPEGFVFSAKAPMRIMQSRALAKTGPQIEDFLGGIASLGDRLGPIVWQFDENQRIQRESFGEFLRLLPASVEGRALRHVLDVRDPAFVNADYVALARQHNMATVFTDSDEHPSFADVTANFVYARLMRARSDVPTGYTDAELATWAQRAHEWADGRQPDALPYLSKDAAPQRKRDVFVYFISAAKERNPAAAMALIQRLGA
- a CDS encoding VOC family protein, which translates into the protein MPASRRGSTVIPTLSYRDAPAMIDWLVRAFGFQKQAVYMDGDVVLHAQLTWGDGMIMLGSSGKDGDWAKLMAQPDEIGGRSTHGLCVIVDDPDAHYAHAKTAGATIVIDIADQHYGGRGYAARDPEGYVWWFGSYDPWNPEGENP
- a CDS encoding GFA family protein; translated protein: MTHYTGGCHCGGIAYEVDGEIEQVLDCNCSMCAKRGGLLWFVPRTTFELKTPESNFRTYTFNTHKLQHHFCPNCGISPFTEGTAPDGTAVIAINARCLDGVEASSLKVVHYDGRSR
- a CDS encoding DUF885 domain-containing protein, coding for MPSFRPTLLAAAVLTASLAACQPQPSPAPADTKATAAAPASDAAVDARFAEISQQWLDGWLRLNPVSATQIGKHDFDGEIDDLSAAGRQAQVDFAKKILAQLDGIDTAKLSRENQIDAAILRNQVRGDIWSIDTLQSWAWDPQVYSGLAGGAIYNLMAREFAPMPQRLKSATARMQKIPSIYAQMRENLDPARVPKIHAEKVAKQNAGMLSLIDTFIVPNAGQLQGEDRKQLDAAVEGLRKAVAEQQTWLDKTLVPNAKGDFRIGQKLYDEKLQFSLNSSLSRAEIKQRAEGELKRVRGEMYAIAQTVLKDKPNAPDMPANPTPEQQQKAIEAALELAYADKPARDQVVDFAKQTLAQATDFTRKHDLVTVPNDPVKIILMPEFQRGVAVAYCDSPGPLDKGLDTYYAISPIPDEWDDKQVDSFLREYNNRMIHLLSIHEAMPGHYLEGAHSAESHSTLRSVLRSGLFAEGWAVYTEDMMADAGYLDNDPLFRLVQLKFYLRTIANAILDQGVHVDNWTREQAMELMTKQAFQQESEAAGKWDRAQLTSAQLPTYFVGAQEHFDMRKAVEAKLGGKFNAKAYHDQVLSYGAPPVRFVREMMLDEPIQ
- a CDS encoding prolyl oligopeptidase family serine peptidase yields the protein MKQWIAAAALVPLAWVADVGATGPALADFLKQPQYESMTLSPRGDYVAARVPFDDRTVLAILRLADMQVTAKIDPGRDGFVESETWVSDTRLFASVSIKLGTLEQPYMLPNQHSVDVDGRNGRSFPGYMIDPLIDDPEHVLTSYCRKVTINDCWTRVRKMRSDGLGSREDIVDAPIPNADFLADRSGTVRFSWNTDDDDRQQVYLLRDGTWTKINDEQDSGIESTPIGTSYDRRYGFLWSERKQGPDVIERIDLVSGERTVVASDPDSDPQSLVWSFDGHEPIGAVYGGIRPQVRFFDTAHPHAALSRELIDSFPGELARVTSASRDGRRALVTVTSAVEPERFYLLDTASGDLKLLARSRPWLAASAMRPSTPVTFTARDGVVLHGWLNRPAGDGPHPLVVMPHGGPFGVADGWAFADDVQMLATRGYAVLRINFRGSKGRGRAFIESGYRQWGRAMQDDLTDATRWAIEHGGADASRICIWGESYGGYAALMGAVREPELYRCVVGMAGPYDLPTLYRWGDTQRSEWGRAYLARSLGEDQAQLRQASPTAHAGSIRARVMLVQGMRDRRVSPEHLRAMRRALDEAKIPYDGYFPSDETHGFYGVESRRKYYESVLRFLDRSLAR
- the fdhD gene encoding formate dehydrogenase accessory sulfurtransferase FdhD, whose amino-acid sequence is MNEPLQSVQALRLHADDRAPHAGRAPHLDHVIVEAPVALLYNGESFAVMMATPESLEDFALGFALSEGIVAEPAEFRLVDVVRHDTGVALHAAIPQARFDVLQERRRGMEGRSGCGLCGVESLQAALRPVPRVATGATVEIAAIRAALVELARQQPLNALSGGVHAAGFAHAGGLLVREDVGRHNALDKLIGAMVRHAPPLAADAGFLVITSRASYEIVHKAATAGIGLVVAISAPTDLAIRTADDAGVTLAAFARGDSLNVYTHPRRIAER